The Indicator indicator isolate 239-I01 chromosome 18, UM_Iind_1.1, whole genome shotgun sequence region GGGAGTGAGACTAGACACAGGGAAAGTGTGTGGGACAATTGCTGGCGTAGAGACAAAGCAAGAATAGAGATCTCCCTCACACTGAGGCAAACAGAGCTCCCATTCTGCTGTCTGCCTCGCAGTCACACTTTCTTCAGACCTCCACATCTTTCTTAGCAACAAAATGTGCCTCCAAGCACCACCATGACTTCTCTCTCTACAGCTGCTCATCAACAGGAACAGTCTCTTCATTGGTCTTCTCACTTAAAGCCCTGGACTGGAGAATCTCAAACATGATAGGAGAGTCCAAGGAAGAAAAACTCATTGGTCCCAAACATGTTTAATAAGACAAAAATTATTTCGGCTTCCATGCTTTACATATATCTTGACACTAACAAATCTGAAAATCTCCTGACTGCATTGAAGAGACCTCTCCTGACACCTTGTTTAGAGtgacacccccccacacccagcTCCTGACATACATCCTGACGTCTCTTCAGCATCAAGTTTCCAGCAATCTCTGGTCGCAGAACAGACTTTAGAGGAGGTGAGTCcaaaaccatggaatcataCTAAATTACTCAGATAATTTCAGCCCTGAAAGCTGAAAGAGCTAAGAAAGAAATCTTGTTTTGTTCAAATAACTGAAAATTCTCttattttctctgaattttTTAAGTGTGTAATTGGTGCAAAGCTCAGAACACTCTCATGTGTCTCTTACCTGGGCAAACAGAGATCTCTTCTTCAGCAGAGTTTTCTGTGGAAATATCTGGGCTCCTTTTACTGCCAAGTGGGGTCAACATGGAGATGCTGTTCAAAACACAAATATAATGTCAATCTCCAATCCTGTAGGCATGACAGCTCACACTTGCCTGTATCCTGCAGTTCAGAACAGTAGATGATGCCATAATTTCCCAGAGATCAATACCTGATAGCCAGAAATTACCAGGATAACAGTGAAATATGGCTATAAAATGCTGTCCTAAGCAAAAAGCCCAAAGGGAACAAGGAAGCCCTTGACAAAAAGGCCTGAAGGGTCAttatcaaaacaaaaatatctgcTTGCAACTGTAGGACTCTCCTGATTCTTTCTACTCTTAGAAGACTTGGGAGTTGTGCAGGTATCAGCActctgtttctttctgtctgGGGAGATGAATCCTCAGAGAGGGAAGACACAGGCTTGCTTTATCCTGCATTACCTTCTCCCTCCTCACActgctgattttctttcttatcaCTGTACATGGCAGCCAGAAGCAGCATGGATACACCACAAGGCAAAGCTTCCCTGCATCAGCGTTAGCATGCAGGTTCCCCTGAGCAGCACGGGGTAGCGCTCCTCTTGCTTTGACCTTCGgactcctccttttccttcctccccccacacTGCAGGGTGTCTTTCTGAAACAGGCAGGCACTGCTGAGTAAGTCTGGCACCCATGCCGACAGGCTCTGCGCTTTGCGTGGCTTTCCGATTAGTCTGATCAAGTATGCAAGAACACACTGTAAAAACATGAATCCCCACACTGACAAACAGAAGATTTATTAAGCTCAACCACAGGCCTCAGCGAGGAGAGAACAGCCACTGCTGATTTATGATAAATAACAAAATTCTGATAGGAAATCACAAGTGGCTTTTCTCTCTAAATAAAGCATCTCAGAGCATTTGTTATGAATCCAAGCTGAGCATGTTTTACTCTGTGTCTAACATCAGGGCTCACTTCAAAAGGACTCACACAAAACAACTTGCTATGACATTTATAAAATGGGCTAATCAATTTGAAGTCAAACCACATTTCTTGCTACACCAACTATCTCTTGGTAACAAAGCCTATAATCATTTATTAAAACCCCAATCCACCGTGCTCCCCACAAAGCGTAAACCAACCAGGCAGAGTGgcctgcagaaagcaaagcagcctcttcccactgctgctgcctcctaaAATGCTTCACTACCTCCAGACAGCTCAGAGCCACTTTCTCCTATTAAATGCTGCTGAGGCCAGCCAGCCGGGGTGCTGAGTCCTGCCCAAGAGAGGGCTGCGCTTGGCACACTACCAGGAGCCAGATGGCAACACTTAATGTTCACAAAACTGCAAAGACTGCAGCCATTTCTTGCCATGCTGCAGATGtgccagctgctgaaggagcGGCTGCAGCACCCAGGTGCATCTCAGACCCAAGGGGGGCAGCCAGGAGCACCTAGGCAGCATGGGGAGTGTCCCAAACTAATCTCATCAGCCACAGTGAAGAAGAGGTCCCTCTCTCTCCATGTTCAGCCCTGGCCCCTTCTGCCTTAAGCAGGCAGatggccagctctgcagagtgcacacctcagagccttctccgcGAGCACAGGAGCTCAGACCTCAGCTGTCACAGACtcatcagccacagcagcatcagcagctgcaggttcctcctgctccccaagGCGAGCTTTAAGCTCGTTAGGAAGGTGCAAGCAAGAGGGATTTTCATACTCTGCATATTGATATTAACTGCTCAGGCCAAATGCTGTCAGATGAGAGGAAAATTGGCAGGTTTGTTCCAAAGCAGGTTTAAATTATAAAACCTAACAAATTAAAAACATGACATTATCTGCCCTTTCTTGTATCTTGCTCCTTGAATCCTTTCCCATTTGCCTTTCTTCTCCCACAGCCTTTGCTGCAGAATTGCATCCataggaagaagggaaaaagaaaaaaaaaaaaaaaaaggaaaagaggagtaGGCTTAAATTTGAAGAAAATCATGTTGACTTGTCCCACACCTGTCATCTGCTGAAGTGGCTTTTCTGGAGCACAGCACTCTATCTTTGGCTGATAGGCAGTGCCGTCTGGCTTCCTCCTCCTGTCTTTCCTCTTCAGCAGCAAGGGAAGAACACAAAAATACACACAGCAATCCAGTAAACCCTCCACCATGCTGCCTGTGTGCACCTTCACAGGCAGACCACGTGATGACATTGCTGTAACTCACCTTCAGCTCACCTCCCCATCTCCACAGCTTTACTGCACCATGTCACATTAGCTTCAGAGGGCAAGGATCAAGTCCTTGCACTTGTACTAGGATGCACCTTGCACGTTTTATAAAGTAAGAGTAActtgatctcttctccccagttgTGTTCCACCTCTCTCCCTCACTGCTCCAAAGCCATGGGTTTCCAGGGACACCTAACAGCAGCAACTGCAGATAGCTGTTCCAGcaagccctgctgccaggcccTGCAGCAACTGCAGAACTGCAACCTGAAACACTCCAGGGAGAGTGGGGGAGCCCACGTCAGAGTGGGCCTGCAAGCCCCACGCTCTGGAATCACCCTTCTCACCTCTGTGCTATTTGCATGGGTTCTCCATCTTCACCCAcatcctctgcaggcagcacctggGAGGCCTGGAAAGGAAAATTCTGGTATTATTATAAAACAATGTACACAGCTAAGCGGGAGCTGCTGGGTCATCAAATTCTGTGCATGACACTGCACCCAGCCTGTTACCTATGATTTTCTGAAAAAGGCTAAGCATCCATCCTAAACTAGTCAGCTTTTTCCTTCCATCACTCTGGCAGTAAGGCGGTTCAGCACCAACATGAAATAATGCCTGGCAGTACTTTTTGCTACCTTCTTGCCTGACATGTTCCTGGACAGTCCATGCCCATCCCTTCATGCCAGCTCTATCCATCACCTTCCACACCTTCTGCCTGTTCCTAGCATCTACCCTGATGTACCTGtaggcagcagccacagcacttCTCCACCTCCATTTGTGCTGAGCTAAAAGACCAAAGGATTTTAGTGGCCCTTTGCAATCCCTCAAGCATCCCAGTGACCCTTATCTACTCCAGTTTAAAATCTATTTGCCTGAGCCAGGATGACCTGAACAACTGGTACAGCTGATGTTTGACCACAAGAAGTGCTTTCCTGAAATTCCATACAGATAAAATCTGCTGCGTTTTTGTCTGGAACAATCAACTGTCCCATCAAAGAGAGGGAACAGATTAACCTGCACAAGCTACAGCTGGCAAATCTGTGTGCATTTCATCTCATTTTTCATTTAGCTCTACGACTCCACTTattctttcctttaaaatttGTTCAAAAGCCTTATGCACTGCCAAGGTCAGGCTAACATGCCAGTCATTACTCAgatccctttcttctttttcagtgtACAGGTTACACCTGCCATTCTCTAATCAGATGGAATTACGATGGTTTATTAGCAGTCCTTGCTGTCAGGCCCACCATTTCTCATACTAGTTTTCAAAGAAATCCAAGgggttttcctcctccttccttcctcaagTCTATTAAACTCTCCGAGTTTGATTGCCACCATAGGTTCCAACCTCAATCAGCTCACTCCTGGATGGCTGATGTACCTCCCCAGCAAGCCCCAAAACAAAGCTTCCTCTCAGATTTCCTTAAAGTGACTCCATCTCCCAAAAATTCTGTCTGATCCATGctgttctttatttctccacAGCCTAACTCATCATTAACACAAAATTCCACACATCctccttcatttttatttccttttttttttttcctgaactgtGCATATTTTAACAATGCCTCTGCCCTGGCCATGAATACTGGGCCATGTTTCTATTTTTCCTAGTACATATGTCAAAAGATACGGCACTAATTCAGGTCACCAGACTAATTCTCCAGAACTGGGCCTTTTCCCTCTGAATCTTTTAAAGACCAAGAGTCCTCTAACCTTATTTGAAAAGCTATGAAGGAATTGATTCTATTAGCATTGAAGTTCATTAGTGCAGGTTCACAGGCTAGGAGATCTCCTGACAACCAGAATTTGCTCTGTGCAGTTGTCCCTTGGCTGTGGGTGGCAGTTGCAGCAGTTGGCCACTGCCAGGGTGGAAGGTTTCTGCCCACTCCAGGTGAGTGTTTTGAAACAGGGCTACAGGCAGGCTCCCTCAAGGACATCATTTACAGCTTCATTTCACTGGCTCAACACACAGCACAAGGCTTTTTCAAGGACAGTTTGGAGTCCCTGTGGATGATTCCTAGCCTTGGCACAGCTCAAAATCTCCACCAACCCCACCAGCAAAGTAGCCCAAGTGGCAGTGGGGGAGCTccagggcagcagaggcagcaaggTCTCCAAGcaatgcagcacagcagggacacagctgctctgggcacctCCTTTGTCACTGCTGGCGAAATTGTATTTgatagaatgaaaaaaatggaGACGAGGCAGAAGCAAACATCAAACATATTGATCCTGAAAGTAAATCACTTGCGCTGGCCTCAGCACGCGACTGCAcagaaaggcaggaggagggagcagcctctcaAGCTGGCTGTGATGAGGCAGATGAAAAGGCATTTAGAAATTCTTTTCTCTCAAGTAAATAGAGGATTGGCAAATTTGGGGCTAGGGTTGATCCTTCAAAGTTTGCTTCCCCACCTGctcccttatttttttttttcaaccttaaAAATATCAGAAGGAGTCTATCTACATACAAGCTTTTTGAAAGAGCTCTTGTGGTCAGGATGAGCACATTACAAGTTCCCACTCAGCACTGCTAAAACCTCTTTTCTCCCCAAGAATTAATTAGGCATTAGCATTACATGGATAATATACAAAAAATACCCTACAATTTTCAATACTGATTAAAggttcccagctgctgcagctttccaaggGCTTTAGTGTATACCTCCAGAGACCTGCAGTCACCCCAATCTTCCAGATTAATGACATCtccttttccaaaggaaaagacacagaagaaagcaagcagtttGCCTTAAGAACCTTTCAGGTCCTTTGTATCTACCCTATAGAAATGAAAAAGGGCACAAATTAgtttcttcccctctgcaggTCACCTCTAAGGCTTGTTTAAATCTGTAACTCCTAAACCCAAGCCAAAGCACTCTTGTGAAAAGTCACATTTCAGCACAGactgctctgctctttctgcaAGCAGAAAATGCAGACATGACGTTTTTCCTAAGTGTTCAATATTACAAGACAGAATATAAATATCACAAAACAAGTTAAGTATCTTTCTAACACCAGGGTAAATGATCAAATACACTTGAAAACAGGAACAACAGAGTCGAGGCTTCAGTCATAGAGAAGATAAAGTTATACAATGATCCGGGAGTGAAGTCATTATGAAAAATGAGGGTTGGAAAAGGCTGACACAAACCTAAAATACAGCAGTAATAAATACTTCATCTGACTAGCAATCTGTTTAAACTTAGCAGTGACAGAAAGCTGCCTTCCGCTCCACCAAGAGAGCTCTGATGGAGACACATGCTGACACCTAGTGTCTAGCAGCCCCAGTGAGCAAGCTGGGGAGAAGGTGCCCAACCACCAGAACAAGGACGACGAGCACGCCACGATGACAGATCACCCCGGGCAGCCAGAAGAGGTCTGTGAGCATGCAGAGCTTCTCCCAGCCACAACTGCAGgaccacaaaggaaaaagagcacTTGGAAGGGTGAAGCACGTATGAATGCGGGCGACCATGTAAGTGCAAAAAGGAGAGGCTGCACTGCAGGGCCAAAAGCCACCTTTCTGTCTGCAAAGGAGAACACAGAGCTTCCCACATGTCCACAGGTTTATAAGCTGGTGGTGGTCAGCATCATCTCTGTGCTTGCTGCCCTGACACACTGCCAGGCTACACCCTTCTTGAGAAGGACGTCGGCTGGAAGTCTTTGTCTCAGTGGTGCATTAATGGACGACTGCCAGGCTGCACAATGGCCCCCATCACTTGTGAGCTGGGAATCAGCCCCTACGCTTTTCCACTCCCTTTCACAGTGTGCTGTGTGGACTTCCTCCCTAAATTTAAGAGGTGCATTAAACAGCAGTGCCTGCTTTGCAGAAGGGACTGGTCTCTAAAATGGATGGAAGAGGAGGACTGCTCAACCTCTGCTCAGTGGTGAAGCTCTTACCTGGCAGTAGCTGGTGGTCGGTTCATCGTCAGAAGCAgagctcttctcttcttccatgCTGTGCCCTGGActctctgcctccctcctcttTGAAGGGAGGAGCCAGGTGATGCTCTCAGACTCCTTCTGCCCATCTAGGTCTCCatcttctgtatcatcagcaaCTCCATTCTCCCTGttcatctgctcttctctcccaAGCTCATTTTGGCTCAAGGAAGAACTGGGCACAACTGGGTTACCAAATTCCTTCTTATGCAACAGCTGCCTCTGAGCCTGCTTCAGGCTCTTTTGGTAAACTTCCAGCTGGCACAAGATGACTTTGGTGTACTGGTTGGGGTCCACCCCTTTGGGGCAGAAGGGGATCCCCCAGTAATAGTGCACTGTGTCTCTCACCTCCTCCTGCTTGTGCTTCTCCTCTGCCACATTTAGTACACAAAGCTTAGGGGTACTGTCGGGCACTTCACCCTGCTCTACTCGCTCTGTGGAAGCAGAAGCTTTGGTGGCATGCCTGGGCTGCGAGGTGTGCTTGATACCTGCTCCTCCACTTCTCCTGGGGCTGCCACACTGTTCCACAGCCTGGCTCTTCCAGAGCATGGCTGAGCTACCAGTAACAGCCTCTCCTGCAGAATGGTcagtgcagggcaggggctgctctTTTGGTTCATGGCCTGTTGCTTCAGAAGAGCTGGAGGGGCTTCTGAACAGTCTCCGAGGTGTCAGTCGCCAGGAGCCTGAAGATACTCTGCCAAAGACAGGACTCAAAGAGATGAGGTCCTCTCCAAGAGTGCTGGGTAACATGTTACTAGAATCACTTTTTGCTGGTGAGGAAGGCTTTCCACTTGACCTTGTCACAGGCTGGCCCTTCCCCGGAGACACGATTATGCTGGATACTAGCGAGCTCTCAACAATTTCCTGGCTTAACCTCCTCAACACTACCAGGGGGCTCCGGGCGACATCCATCTGTCCACTCCCATCAGCTCTGGTGCTCTGTGAGTGGGAGCTGCACTTAGAGCAAGGGGTGTCAGGGCAAAGTGCCAGACCTCCCAGgatctcagagccttctttctcAGCGGGTTGACTTTGGCCTTGCATGCCCAGTGCTTCTGCAGACAGCTGAGGGGTTGCATCAGAAGAGTCTGAGGGCTGAcagctctgaaaaacaaaaggttGATTCTCCAAGACACATGCTCTCTATCAATAGAGCATACCAAGGACTCCCCCAGCACACTGGCAGCCATCATCTGGACAGCAGACAACCCCCCCAAATCAGAACTGTGTATCTCAAAACAGGGAACAGTGGAGGTTAGATTTCCTATGTCCCTCTTACTAGGAATGGTACAAAACAAGTACTCTGCAACTGCTGTAGTTGCAGCTTGTGCTGGAAATAGCTGGGCATCCACTAAAACCTTCTTTTGTGCAGAGTGGCAAAGCAAGCACAGAAAGCAATGTTGCTGAAGAACCCTAGTAAGCCTCTTCACAGAAGCACACTTACATTAAGGCTCTCAGCAATGGCCTTCCTCAAgagctcctcctcttcctcttcctgacAGTTCACTTGTCTGGCTTCTTGCTCACTCATTTTCAGGGCCAGTGCAAACTGTTCCTCTTCAGTCATCTCTACAGCAGATAAAAAAAGGATAATGTCAAGGCACAGCTGCAGGTGTATGTAAATACCCAACATATACCCATCACAGTGGGAGAAATGCCCAAGAGTGCCACCTCCCCAGGAGGAACGAAGAGCAAAACATATAAACCTCAGCTTTCTTTAAAAGGTGTCACCAAAACCAGAGCAAGCAACACGAAATGAAAAAGGTAAGCCAAGTCAAGAACTTCGGTTGGGTTTCTACAACAATCTAAACTCCAGCTACCTGGGTTTATTAACTGCAACAGGTCATTTTCATTGCCCTCATCCAACAACACGCTCTACAGCTGCAGAACACATGcttaggaagagaggaagaggacagATTTCCAAAATGTGCTCATTTTTATATTGGACAGgttcagcagccaggcaggataAAGAACACATCTTTTTTAATACGCTTATTAACCAGCCAAACAGCACTGAGATCGCTGCCTTCTGACACACAGACATCTGCAATACCACAGGAGACCTACCCGAGAGAAAAAGAGCTACGTGTTGTTCACCCCGAGCCGCAGGTGGAAAGCTCTGTGGAGGATAATGTTACTTGCTCGGTGGTATTATGGAGGATCTTTCACATGCATACATCCCCCTTCTGCTCACATCACAACTCCACTGCATCACTAAGTCAGCCATGCATGGGAAACAGGTTTTCTACAGTTGTAACTGCTATTTCAGCagaaaatttcttcctgaaataTTCCTCTCTCGGAACAAACCAGAAGCCAAGACAGGCTATTTAGAAACAAAGCAGTTAGTTACTTTGGAAAACACTTATTTGCTTAGATTCAAACCAACGCTTCCACTATGCTTAAAATACACAATGCCTGCAGAACGGAGTGCAGCTCGGAAAACAACTCAACAGCACTCTCAGGAGCTGAAAAATACATCTTCTCACTCAAAACAAATTGACAGATTTCCTTCAAAACCCGCTCCCTCTTCCTGCAGGCTGAATCCTGCCCACACCATCTCAAGCATGAACCTAGAGGTTTGCTCTCTGCTGGGCAAGAGGAGCCGCAGGAGACGTGACTGAGCAGCAAGGCTGCCCAAGCACAAAACGTGCCCTCACTGCAGCCACTCTCCCAGGCAGACATCTCCCTGGATAAAGATGTGTTGAGAAGTTGCAGGCTCCCATTTTCTAACTCATCCTCTTCCTGCCAGCTGCCATCAAAATAGAGCAGCACAGGCTCCCCTGAAGCAGCCTGTGGTTCACTGgactgagcacagcctgtgtGCACCATGGCACTTCGGCATTGAGGTGCATCCAACACGGCACCAGCCTTGCCTTCTCTCTGCCCTTCCCCCAGCTCGTTACTGGTAGCAGGCTGGCTCTCCCTGACTCAAGCAGATTTGAAGCAGTCTTGGACTGTTCTGATTACTAGCAGTAGATTCCTTTACATGTCCTATTAAATCAGCACTAAGCTTtagtttgggggggtttttttgttgccttttttttttttaatttcatttaaaattaagaaagaGGTTCAAGTGAAGGCAGACTGCAATGCACTCAGGGCTCATGGGGATCTTTTGTCCTTGGACAAAGTCACTCTATGATGCTACAGCCAGGAGGgaccatgggaaaaaaaaaacaacgcaTGCTTTAATGGAATGCACATGACAGTCCAGTGTATGAAGAAGCCTCCCGTCCCTGGGAACACCAGGAACACAGCATATCCACAACATCAAACACCTCCCAAGCATTCAGTAAGTGCCAGCTGATTTGTTTCCCTGcccaaaccatcacagcagtcAGGCCAGATTCTGCAAATTCTGCCACGTGCCAAAAAAAGGGTGCACGTGGTGAGGGCCCTGCAACACAAGACTCTCCACGTGCTTAAATTAAAACGGGGGCTTGAGTGCTCACCAGTTCAGGCTATCAACATCCATGAAGcttaataaaaagaaacattttttggcGAGTTACTACtgtacattttgttttcttctccctccctggcacagcaaTTTCCCCTCTGGGGACACGGAATGTGCCAGACAAATGCTGCCTCTGGCAAAGAAACTAGCGACAAACAAGATGCACTTAGTGCACGTTCCAGTTGAGTAGGTGCTCTGGAGACAGGGGAAATCTAGAGTTTAAATCCACCTGACATTACGGTGGGGAGAGCAAAGAACAGCTCTTCTCATGCCTTCCAGGAGACCTGACCTGCTTTAAGCTGAGCAGTCTGGAGCTGATGGTGTTTTGTGCTCCATGTCTGATCATTTctcagcaccatgtgttttATTAAACTCGATGTTGATTGCACCGGTCATAATTTAGGATGATTAGAAATCCAGAGCGTTGTGTTTGCCCCCAACCAGTGtgtgccagcagagctcaggagcactccaggagcctgcagcagaggccAGCCTTGCTCCCAGGCCAGGCCAGCAAGGCAGGGTCTCCCATAAACTGTGGAGGAACGACTCCCCTCTGCCCGAACAGACAGGCTGCTGTACACCCAGCTCACACACATCGTCCATTCCCACTGCTGGCTGGGGAGGCACCAGCACCTCTGGCCGGGAATTCTGCATCTCACACTCCAAAATCCACTTGCCACAGATCCATCCCAACGTAGCATGAAATCCCAGCACCTCTCCAGGGACCATGGAGTCCAAGAAACCCACAGATGGCAAGGAGGGGTCAGGGAGAAACTGTTTTTAAGACACTGCAGCCCTAAACAAACTAAACCCTTTTGGAGTTGTTTTGAATGCTAATATGGCAATTTGCTAAGCGATTCATGTTCCATTTTGACATTTGCAAAGTGAGTTAGATGCAATACCCCACTAGTTGTAGTTCTAACACTAACTAATAAGAGATTTACTTGAAAATAATGGAAATGCAGGATCTCAGTATTTCCACATATCCAAAGTGAAAACATTCAAATGTGCTTTAAAGCACTGACTTCCTCTGGGAAAACAGGAGACTTCTTTAGGGTTTGCGTTTCCATTTATCCTGTCGGGATGAAACGTCACAGATATATTTTAGTTATGGCTCTAGGTTAAAATGaataaaaccacaacaaagTAGAAAGGGAAGGATGTGCTATAGAACCAGAGCCTGCAAATATCTGAAATTTTCCAGTTTTGAGGAGGAAGAACTTGCTCTACCCAGAAGCACCGAATCTTCACAAAAGAGCAATTCGCCTCGCAGTTCGAAGAATTTATTTAAAGACACTGAGAAAAATAATTACGACTTCAAATCTTAATTTGCCCAAAAGCAAACACCAAAAGTCTAATTATAGCTTCCCATAAACGAGAGAACAGCCCCACTATCACACAGGCTTAAACAAGCGACCAAGCAGCACCAGGCACCCCCAGCCTCCTGCGCTTCCAGGAGGCAGACATTCacgctggggaaaaaaaaaaaaaataggcagcTTTTGCCCCAGGAAATGAAAAACTATTATCAAGAAATTCAACATCTAGAAACACAGCAAAACTCTTCCTTATCCAATGAGTAGAGAGCCAGCCCTGTCTCATGCAGATTATTTTCTGGAGCACTCTGAATGCCTTTCGCAGGGCACCTGCTCCCAAAGCCTGGTATACTCAGTGCAATGAGGACATCCAacttcagcagctccctgttcTCAGCACCATATGTTTGGTCACGTTTTAACAGCATCTCCAAGGGGGGTTTCAGCTATTATTTGGcgttctgtttgttttgggagaaaaagaaaaggggaaaaaaagcaaccaaccaaacaaaaaaaaccaaaactcttCTCCCATCTCTGACTTTGCTGTCTCACTTGTTCCACACAGGACATGCACAGTGGGTTTCAGCTCCCACAAAGAGCCAGGCTGTTTCATGCTATGGCCTTAGGCCTCTATTAAAAACCATTTAATTCACACGAGCCCTCTGAGGACTGACAAGcccaactgctgctgctgcttgcagagcAGTGGCGTGCTCCATTTTGTTCAGtgattgctttgggttttgcagGAGACAGCATCTctctcattttaaaattaatttaacatGCTGGATGGGCCACACAGCCTTGCAGAGCACAACATTGCAGGCACAGATCCTCTGAGGCAAAGCAATGTCCCACCTGTCCAGCCACTCTGACACATGGTGCTGTACCAGCAAGCCTGGCCACGCTCAGCAGCGCCTTCTGCTTGTACAT contains the following coding sequences:
- the UIMC1 gene encoding BRCA1-A complex subunit RAP80 isoform X2, whose amino-acid sequence is MPRRKKPTEGLDSRGQDGEEKEEEKRNLSNAKKKRSFVDAFIVISDSDGEESKEERELQKKRSKQQLERAKFAAKRKITQMTEEEQFALALKMSEQEARQVNCQEEEEEELLRKAIAESLNSCQPSDSSDATPQLSAEALGMQGQSQPAEKEGSEILGGLALCPDTPCSKCSSHSQSTRADGSGQMDVARSPLVVLRRLSQEIVESSLVSSIIVSPGKGQPVTRSSGKPSSPAKSDSSNMLPSTLGEDLISLSPVFGRVSSGSWRLTPRRLFRSPSSSSEATGHEPKEQPLPCTDHSAGEAVTGSSAMLWKSQAVEQCGSPRRSGGAGIKHTSQPRHATKASASTERVEQGEVPDSTPKLCVLNVAEEKHKQEEVRDTVHYYWGIPFCPKGVDPNQYTKVILCQLEVYQKSLKQAQRQLLHKKEFGNPVVPSSSLSQNELGREEQMNRENGVADDTEDGDLDGQKESESITWLLPSKRREAESPGHSMEEEKSSASDDEPTTSYCQASQVLPAEDVGEDGEPMQIAQSISMLTPLGSKRSPDISTENSAEEEISVCPETQLSPLEAIEAESEELCLGSRDAPLQAGGNEDAGRIVSERSPTAGDHVSCPLCDQDFPAAEIELHAMYCNGIVGEEAGKDSPVLTRRQREARSKAASGESGPTSLDIDKCEKCYLCKSLVPLLQYQRHVDSCLQAARQAQGTRRLRSTKQDVGRQERGLLRMLELSESRAAGGDTGTPLAGLGDQQSPAAVSARARGLVEDRHSSLQHLPPDTSPVKPGISSEAADCVEDLELHVALRPGSQQQAKGCHRRKRKF
- the UIMC1 gene encoding BRCA1-A complex subunit RAP80 isoform X1; translation: MPRRKKPTEGLDSRGQDGEEKEEEKRNLSNAKKKRSFVDAFIVISDSDGEQESKEERELQKKRSKQQLERAKFAAKRKITQMTEEEQFALALKMSEQEARQVNCQEEEEEELLRKAIAESLNSCQPSDSSDATPQLSAEALGMQGQSQPAEKEGSEILGGLALCPDTPCSKCSSHSQSTRADGSGQMDVARSPLVVLRRLSQEIVESSLVSSIIVSPGKGQPVTRSSGKPSSPAKSDSSNMLPSTLGEDLISLSPVFGRVSSGSWRLTPRRLFRSPSSSSEATGHEPKEQPLPCTDHSAGEAVTGSSAMLWKSQAVEQCGSPRRSGGAGIKHTSQPRHATKASASTERVEQGEVPDSTPKLCVLNVAEEKHKQEEVRDTVHYYWGIPFCPKGVDPNQYTKVILCQLEVYQKSLKQAQRQLLHKKEFGNPVVPSSSLSQNELGREEQMNRENGVADDTEDGDLDGQKESESITWLLPSKRREAESPGHSMEEEKSSASDDEPTTSYCQASQVLPAEDVGEDGEPMQIAQSISMLTPLGSKRSPDISTENSAEEEISVCPETQLSPLEAIEAESEELCLGSRDAPLQAGGNEDAGRIVSERSPTAGDHVSCPLCDQDFPAAEIELHAMYCNGIVGEEAGKDSPVLTRRQREARSKAASGESGPTSLDIDKCEKCYLCKSLVPLLQYQRHVDSCLQAARQAQGTRRLRSTKDVGRQERGLLRMLELSESRAAGGDTGTPLAGLGDQQSPAAVSARARGLVEDRHSSLQHLPPDTSPVKPGISSEAADCVEDLELHVALRPGSQQQAKGCHRRKRKF